A stretch of DNA from Nitrospira sp. KM1:
CCTTCGTCCGGACGAATGGAGTGCCGGGGCGGACCTGTTGGGTTCTCGCTTCGTGGAGACGGAAGTGTCGGCCTATTTCAGGCTTGCCGCCCTCCAGTCGGCTTCCCCGCCGGCATTTTCCACACGGTCGCTGACGACCATGACCTATGCACTGTGCGGGTTCGTGCATTTTGCAAGCATGGGGATTTTTGTGGGCGGCATTGCCGCTCTGGTGCCAGGCCGGGCTAAGGATTTATCGATCTTGGGCTTTCGCGCTCTGTGGACGGCGTTCCTCACCACTTTAATGACTGGATGCATAGCCGGAGTCTTAGCGGCTTTCTAGCATCTTCTCCAGTTATCCCCATCAAAGAGTATGGGGGTCCAGTTGAGTGCAAAAGGCAATTTGCAGAAGAACTCACGGAGCGAATAGAAATTTGCTTCAAACCCGATACTCTTCCGGTCTAAATACCTCCTTAATGACTTTTGGCAGTTTCCAGTTGGCGCAATACAACCCAGTCCGTATCAGGCCCTGGCTTACACAGGAGCTACAGTTCCGCCATGCGGCGGGCCTCAGAGAAAAAACTGTGCGGGGTGGAATTCCTTTCCTAGCGACCACGCCACATTTCTCTTTGCCATTGTGATCGGGTTGCTGTTTGTGTCGCGGCCTTTGGGCATCCTGCCCTTGCGCACGCTCTCATGATCGGTTCGTTTCCACGGGTTGCATTATCTGTCGGATATTCTTGGCGGCGCGGTATTGGGAGGAGGAGTGGCCTATCTCCTGTGTTCGAACGAGAAGGCGTTGAAATACGTCGGAAGGCTGACGAGTAAATGGGAATGCGCCATGCCGGGAGTGTTTTATGCCGCCATGTTCATTCTGACGACCAGATGACATACCTCTTTTATGATGCTCATGAAGGCGCCAAATTCATCTACGAACTGATCCATGGAGTCGGGTCGAAACTCCTACAGTAGAACCTGGCGCAACAATCTGCCGGTCAGTTGCCTATGTGGTCGAGCGGGTTGCACTCGCGCTCAGTCGCATGAGAGTCACCACTAATCATTCCCCCGGTCCTTGACCTGTTCCGTTCCTGAGCGTAGATTTTCCGCCATGAAGAGAGATCAGTGGCTGTATGGACTTGCCCTCGTGTCCGGCATCCTGGTCTGGATCGTGGTGGCTTCGATCTCCGGTAAAGGCGAAGCCTGGGATTCGGAGACGTATTTCACGGTAGGTATTCCTGTTCTTTGTCTGGTGGCTGGGGCGCTAGCCTATGTCGAACCGGAACGGGCCTGGCGTTGGGGGCTCATTCCTCAGATCGGACAGGGCGTGTCCATGCTGGCGAGCCAGGAGATCGGCAATCTGTTTCCGCTTGGACTCGTAGCATTGGGGATATTCGCCATTCCGGCCGTCGTGACGGCCAAACTCGCCGCTGTGCTTTCACAGCGATAGACGGACGCCCGCGCGAGCGCGCTTTCCTTCTTTCTTCGTTGTTCCCGCCTTGGTAAGCTGCCAACTCCGGATTAACCGCAACGGCAACTGACTCCATGACCGTACCATTCCGACCGCGATTTTCGGTGTTCGAAATGCTGGGGATCGTCTGTCTCCTCGTGCTCGCGCTTCTACTGACTGTCGTGGCGTATCTGCAGACCCCTCATGCATTTCGTCATGTTCTGGTTCCGCTTGTGCAGCGCATCACGGGAGCGGCGATCGATGCGCGGAGCGGGGCCTTATATCTCCGGGGTCAACTGGAGATGGGCGGGTTTGCCTTTGTGGACGCTGATTCGGGCTTGGCATTGACAGCGGAGCGTGTCCATCTTCGCCTATCGCCATGGACCCTGATCAAGGAGCCGTTACCCGTGATCGAGGAATTGCAGATACAGGGCGCGGAGGTCCGGATGAGGCTGGATCAGAGATCAGGAAAGGAATCGGGCGACGTTCAAAAATCAGAACCGGTGACAAGCCGACCGTTCCATTTTCCCGTTGTGATTGAAAGGGCCAGATTAGATGATTCGACGGTGATCATTGAAACGAATAGCCGACGGCTGAGCGGTCGCATCGTCTCTGCATTGGAGCACATTGGTCCCGGCCGGACCGGTTCTATCTCGGTACGAGCCGGTCTCCTCATCGAGCAGGAAAACAGCCAGGACTTGTCCGGTACGATCGATTTGGGAATGTCCGTGGACGTGACGAGCGATGGATCGTTCAGATGGGAAGGGACCAACAAGGCATTCGTCCGCAAAGGCCCGGGAGGGCTGGAGCCAACAGGTACCGACGTTTTTGGAATTCGGCAGGCTCTGGCAGGACACTATCAAGGGAGTATCTCGCGCCTGAACGGTTCTTCCGAGCTTGCGCTGACGAGAGGAAAAATCCCGCTCGGCACCGCCAGCCTGGCATGGAATGTCGACGGGTCCGCCAGGGCAACCATAGCCGATGGATCGCTCACATTGAGCGAAGTCACGCCTGATGCGTTGAATCTCTGGCTGGCTGAACATGAGGGACTGCAGTTACAGGCAGATTCGATTGGCGCGGAGTTCATTGGACGCCTGGAAGGCGCGAAGACTTCCGTTCGCGGTCAGGCCAAAGGAATTGCGGTTCGTCTGCTATCGACGGACGGAAAGACCGGTCCACCCGTCGATGTCGTGTTCCAGGAGGATGGCTGGTTCGACTCTGCGACGGACGATCTCGGCATCCAGCTACTCTCGCTGACCATCAGCGAAGGAGCCAGAATCGTCGCGACAGGCGAATTGGATCGCCCGACGGTCCTCAATCTCGCGCCCCGCGACCACGAGGTCACAATGGAAGGCCAGGAGGATCGGTCCGTCTGGTCTGTGAAGTTAATCTCTTCCAGGATTCAGGATCTTCGCCCGTGGGCGACGCTGTTTGGGCCTGATCCGTTCAAAGGCGTGACGGCTGGGACAGTGCAAGGCGCGATGTCGATTTCGATGCGAGAACATGGCATGACCATGGATGCCTCCGGGCAACTGCGATCGACGGGAGTTCTGGTGCAGAGTGAAGCCAAAGGGGGAGTGATTGGGCCGCTCGAAATGCTCGCCGATGTGAAGGCGAAGCTGACCGGACTGTCCGTCGTAGATCTACAATCGATCCGCGTGACGACTCACCTCAACAATCAAACTGTGGCCGTCTTGCAGGCGACCGGAGGGTGGCAGTTATCCGCTGAAACGGGACTGAGTGGTTTGGACGGCTCGCTGGACCTGACCGGATTACCGGGTGAGGCGCTGAACCCGCTTGTGGGTCTCTGGAGTCGGGTGAAGGTCGGCCGTGCGCGGATCGACGGCCATGCGGCGCTCAAAATGAATCGCGTGCGTGCGAGTTGGGAGGTAAGGTTACAGAACAAAGGCCTTCATCTTCTATTGCCCGACAGTGATGGAAACGTCCCTCCGTTAGATCTGACCGTTTCACATAGCGGAGAATTTGTGAGGGATGAGCGGACCGTCCGTCTGAATCAATTGCTTATCAACGTATTCGAAGAGAAGCGCTCGGTGGCGGCGCTGTCCTTGGACCATCCGCTGACCATGCATCTGCTCGCGACAAAAGCCGGTCATGCCAATGGGCCAACGGATCCGATCACACTAGGATTGCGGATCAACCGGCTGTCCATCGGATACTTGCGTCCCTGGATCGAGCTGGGTGGAGGACAACCCATTCGATGGCTCCGGACCGGCGTGATAGATGCCGATCTCAAGGCGCGGTTCATCGACGTTGATGATATTGCCCTTGCCGGAAGGTTGGACCTGGATCGAATATCGTTCGCGAATGTCGATCATGCAGTCCCGCCCATGGTGTTCAGTACGGACATCCGCGGCTCCATTGCACGACGGTCAAAAGTTACGGTGGAGTCGTGGACGGCGCGAGTGCGCGGGGAGAATCAAGTACTCGGCCACACCCGTCTGTCCGGAACCGCCGATTCTGGCGGCTCAAGCGATGTCGTTTTGGAAATCGCATCCCAGAATATGGCTGAATTATTGGAACGATTGGGGTTGTTGACTGAACGCCAGTACGGTCTGATCTCCGGTGGTCACCTTGCCGGCAATGTTCGGGTCGTCACCGCCGGCCCCGGTCGACCGTTTACTGCACAGGGAACGCTGCGCGGCACCGACTTGAGCATCCGGATGGGCGGGGACCAACGTATGACACGGTCGCTCAACGTAACAGCCGACGTGGAAGTCGATCCGGGAAGACATGTCGCGGAGATCAAACGGGGTGAGATCGACGTCCATGCCGGTGAACGTGACGCGGGACGGTTTTCCATTAGCGGGCGTTGGCCGGTGAATGCAGAAGAAGATAACGCACAGACCGGAAGTATCGAGGTGGCGGTCCAGGAATGGGACGGAGGAGCTGTCGCGGACTTTTTCAACCTCTTGCCCGGCCGCGCGTCCGGTCCGTTGCTCGTCACCGGGGCGGTCAAGATAAGTCGCACGACGGGAGGCAAGAGCCTGACGGTGCAGGGATCGGAGACAATCGGTCCGATCACCGTGGAGGTCGCAAGCGGGAAGCGAACCTCTGCCACCATGATGATCAAGCACAATGTGGGGTTTCATGGCGACGAGATCCGGGTGTCGGACCTGTCGCTCGATGCGAAGCGTCTCGATGGCCTCCCGGACAAAGCCACCATGAGTGGAAGTATTCGAAAAGGGGCGAACCGTGGTGCGCACCTGCGCGGTCATGTCGAATCACTCGATGTCGACTGGTATACGGGACTTTTGACTGAACGCGAGGATCGCGGTCACCCGCGGACTGCTGAGCGGTCGAAGAGGACGCACGAAGATCCAGACATGACCGATGCGCTGGATGTGGACATTGATCTTGCCGTAGGCACCATTCTGTACCGGAATCTGGAGATCGGTTCAGGCAGATTGGCCGTCAAGAGCGATGATACGGGACTGCATGCGATGTTGGATCCGACTGGGATTGCCGGAGGATCTGTTCAGGGCACCGTGACTCTTGTCGAGAAGCACGGCTTGCAGGATATCGGATGGGACGTGAAAGGTAACGCCCTTGATCTCGGCGTGCTCATCAAGGCCATCCTTTCCGAGCAGGAGCCACGGATTATAGGACGGGGCAGGTTCACGACCATTGGCCATGGCCAGGGACAAGGGGAACGACTGAGGAAAAGCCTGACCGGCACGGCCACGGTGGACGTCGAGGACGGGAAATTCGTCCATTCGCCCGCCCTTGAATTCCTCGCCGAAAAGACCAACATCAGTGATTTCAAAGGACTGGGATTTCGCACCATACACGGAGAGTTTAGAGCCGAGAACGGATGGATATATCTTGATCAGCTGAAGGCTGACGGCCCGTCCGTGGCGGTCCAAGCTGCCGGCAAGATTGGATTGGACGGCCGCGTCGACGCGTTCTTGGAGCCTCAAGTCGGGCCCCAGTTCTCCGAACACGTCAAGATCCCGTGTCTCGATCAGTTCACCAAGACAGCTGAAGGGTTTACCCGATTACCGGTGGCGGTTTCAGTCAAAGGCACGTTGGCCAAACCCTCTTTTGGAGCGGACGTGACATCCGCCAATCTGGTTGCACGGCAGACAAGCGCGGTCATCGGTACCGTTGCCGATGTCCTGACAGGCTGTCGCGGTGGTCAAGCTGCCCAAAAGGCCACAGAAAATGCGTTCAAGGCGGCAACCGATTCGGGCAAACAACTCTTCGATAAGATGCTCGGCGGGAAAAAAGAGCCGTGATTGCCGCCTCGACCCATAGTGTCAGGGCACCGACCCGGCCGAGTCAGCATGTGATCACTCTTTCAGATTGGACCGGTCTAACAAATCAGCGAGTCGTGCATTGGGATCACCGTACATGCCCTCGCGCGTGACCTGAACGATGGCCCGATGGAAGGGCTGGTTGGTTTGGGTGAGAATTTCAAGGCGTTTAGTCGCAATTTCCTCTTGCAACTGGGCGGTGAGCGTCTCCGACTCTTTTCTGGCACGCTCGACGGCGGCCGGATCTCCTTGTTCCTCGGCGAGTTTGATCTGTTGTTTGGACGTCTCGATTGCTGTGAACCGCGGATCGGCGAAGGCGCGCATCTCATGATCGAACCGTTGAACCCATCGTGATTCTTTCGACACCCTCGTCAGATCGACCCATGCTGTCATGGCAAACGTGACTTTGCGAACCGGCGACCGAAGCGGCCGGAGTGTCGCCGGATGGGTGCCGCGGTGTGTTGCGGCGGCGCCTTCCTTTGCTCGTGCGATACGCCCGAGCGAATGAGGATGGATCACGAAATAGAGGCCCGTCATGCTGCGCGGGACCTCAGTCGAGAGCCTCACGAGGGTTTCGACGCCCGTGTCGATGTCGAATCCTGCTTCATGGAGATAGGCTAATGCAAAGGCATCGGCCCGTTCCTCGTCCGACTGAGAAAAGACGGGAGACTGAGACCACGTGCGCGCCCACGATCCCCGGCCCTCAAAGCAGTGGGCCATTTCATGAGCGATGACAAATGCCAATTCGTCGTCATCGGAGAGAAATCTCACCATTCCCTCGAACAGTGCGATCGCATCGCCCGTACACCCGGCATCGATCCTGTCGCCTGCCACGCCCGCGTACATGAGAACGGGGATAATTGAAGGGCGGCTCAAACGGTCCTGCAGAGCCAGTCCAATGAAGTTCAATCGGTCCCGCTGTTCTTGGCGCCATGGCCGCAGCTTCTCGAGCAGCTCGTTGCGGGCTTGCTGCTCTTCAGGGGTGAGGAGCGGAGCGCAACCGATGATGCCGGCCACGACACATAGCGCATGGATGATGGTGAGGATCGCCAGCCGCATACGCCGGGACAGGCCGGCGAGGAAGGGAAAGCGCTCACCGGCGGGCATCGGTGACATCATCACTGCCGGATATCATCTGCAAGGTGTTGAACGTTTCGTCCAGCAAGGCGATGAGTCGCGCGGTCGGATCTTCCGGCGGAGGCTCGAGAGAAAGACGCAGTAGGCTTCGCTTGATCGCATTTGTCGAAGCCAGATCGACCACGCGTTCTCGGTCGGCAATCTCCCGCTCCAGTCGCATCACCGATGCCTGCACCTCGGCTGCAAGGGTCTCGGCGGCAAATCGGTCTTCAAGCCGTCCGTCGTTCTGCAGGCGGGCGAGCTCTTGTTCGATCGCTCGCCGGCGTTTTGCAAGAAACGTCTGATGGCCGTCACGCATCCATCTAAGAAATTTCGACTGTGCAGTGACGCCGGCGTGATCGAACCAAGCCGCCTCAGTGTGTAGTCTCGAAGAAGGAGGTATGCCGTTGCCTTCGTGGGCGGGATGGTTCTCCTTCTTCGAGCCGGCAACGACTTTTTTCGCTTGGACAAGGCGTTCGAAGGTTCCCGGGTGTGTGGAGAAATAACTTTTCCTATTGGTGTAGGGCAGTGCAGCGGCCTTGCGCTCCCACATCGTCACAGCCGCCTCCAGATTGAATCCTGCGAGGTCGAGAAATCTGAGTGCGTCGAGATCGGCTTCCCGTTCCTCTTCCTGATCAAACAGTTTGCTCCCCCAGAACGCCGCCATGTGAGAAAAGGGTTCGGCTTGTCGGGCACGGCGCTTATTCACATGCTCCCGCAGGCAATGTCCCAACTCGTGACCGATCACCGCGGCCAACTCATTGTCATCGGAAAGAAAGCGCACCATACCTTGCAGTACGCCCATTCTGTCGCCGTCGCAATAGGCGTTGATCTCGTTGCTCATGACCAGCGAGACCGGCACATAGCGTGGGATATGAGCAGGATCCTGCAAGGCCATGCTCAAGATGGATACTCGATAGAGTTGCTCGTTCGCAAGGGACTGCTGTCTCGCGTCGAGTTCGGCCAATATCTGAAGCTGGTTGCTGGACTGTGCCGGCGGTCTCTGAGCGCAGGACAGCATCGCGAAGGGCAGCACAATCAGGAGTAGCGCCATCATGATGGTTCAGGGAACGACGCCGGGCCTAACCCGTCGAGCGTCGGGCTCATGGAACCATGTATCTTCCTGCTTATCCAGGAAAGTCTGAAAAGGATGTGTCACAGATTTCTTCGAAGTTCCGGCCGATGTCGTCGGAATCCATCTCCGCGCACAATTTATGAGCACCGCACATCCGTTAGCATCGACTTGTGCTGTTGAAGAGATCCATCACGGAGTGGGCTGGAGACGCACGAATGTGGCCAGAGAAATTGAATGTCCTCGTTCAGTAGGTGGCTCCCCCGAGATCGGGGTCCGGTGCCATCTGGCCTTCCGAGAATTTCAGCGCCGTTCCGCGATGTTCGAAAAAAATGATTCCCCGATCGGTCATGCCCTCATAGGTCAGTACGATCTCGCTTTCCTCGCCCTGCCAGTTTAACTGTTGTAATGCCCCCTTGGTCGTCTGACCTGGCGTACGGTCCAAGGGACCATAGCGGGATTGGAGATAGGAGACGACCTGATCGTGTGTGCCTTTGCCGTGGTAGCGGACGACGACTCTCGCAAACTGACCGTTAAATGTGAGCAGCCGCATTGAGTCAATGTTCGCGTTCCCGAGTGGAGGAGCGCCCTGCTTGAGCTCATACCCTTTGATCGTGGGGGTATCCTCTACGAGTTGAAAATCGGCGGACTCGGAAAATGCTGCGCCCCAGGGAATGCCCTCAAAGCCTTTTGGATCGTTGAGCATAGGAACGGCGCCGACCGGCACAAGCGGTCCGAATAGGCCTAATACGATGATTGTCAGAAGACCGGCGAGGCGGGTCATGGGAGGAACGTCGGTCCCACGCTTCGGGCCCGACGACGGTGTGGCGATGGCGGTATGAAGGTCACGCATCGAACCCTCGTTGGGGATTATCATACCGCTCATCTTGGAAAAGAGAAAGAGCGTGGCCGAACCAACTTGCGTAAGCTGGTGTGATGTGTGACAAACAACCGACCGTTCATCAAATGGGTGAGTCGAGACTCTAAGGATGTCTATGAGTGAATCCGGCCATGCGAGCGATGAGTCGATTCACCGCCTGTATGATCGTCTCATCGAAGGGTGGAACGCGGGTAGCGGGGAGGCCTTTGCTTCAGTGTTTGCCGATGACGGAGATTTGATCGGCTTCGACGGGTCACACTTCAAGGGACGGGACCAGATAGGTTCATTCCATCAGCGATTGCTCGATACCCACATGAAGGGCTCGCGCCTCGTCGGCCGCATCATGAGCGTGCGATTTGTGAGTCCCCACGCGGCCGTGCTTCATGCGATCGGCAGCACCATCATGCCCGGCGCCTCGCGGCCGTCGCCATCGAGAGACTCGATTCAAACGATGGTGGTGATTCATCGCGATGGTGAATGGCGTTTGGCGGCTTTTCAAAATACGAGAGTTCGCCCTTTGGGCCATCATTGGGGAGGAACGGCGATCTGGATGGTAACGGATTGGCTGTGGAAAATCTTCGGACGGAAGGTTTGAAGCATCGTCGCGGAATGTTTCTTGCTGACGATATTTTCCGCTTGGGCACGGTTCCGGCCCATTTTATAATCGACCATCGGGGACCATAAACACGAAACACGGAGGGCACAATGGGAACACAGATTGAAATCAAAGACCCGGCTCGAGCCAAGAGTTTTTTTGAGGCGAAGATGTCATTTACAACAGGCCCGACCGAATTGGAGCGTATGATCAAAAATAATGAGGTCAATGTCGTCGATGTTCGGGCGGAAGAGGATTATGCCAAGGGACACGTTCCGGGCGCGGTCAATCTGCCTAAGGATCAGTGGTCCACCGAAAAGGGATTGCGAAGAGACAAAACCAACGTCCTGTATTGTTACTCGATAGTTTGCCATCTCGCGGCCACCGCCGCGGTGGAATTCGCGGGCAAGGGCTATCCGGTGATGGAACTCGATGGCGGATGGCGTTGGTGGCAAGACGATGGATACGACATCGAAAAATAATTAGAGTGGGATCAGACGTTGGGCCGAACGAGTCTGGGGTGTGGCCGATTGCTCGGGATGTCCTGTACGACATGCCCATACCCATTGCCCTGGTCCGATCTGGTTCATCAAATGTGGAAACCCTTCCGTGAACGGGTAGCGGCTAGTACGCAGGAGATGTCTTCATGACCAACCCGAAACATGCAGCGGAGCCCACGCCGGAATTGTTTTTTCAAACGGCCAATGCCTATCAGCGATCGCAAGCCATAAAAGCGGCCATCGATCTGGATTTGTTTACGGCAATCGGGGAAGGGAAGAATACGACAGATTCCCTGGCAGCCCATTGCGGGGCGGCAGCTCGGGGCGTGCGCATTCTCAGCGACTATCTCACCATCCAGGGTTTTCTGATCAAGAACGGAGATCGGTACCAACTTACGCAGGACTCCTCGGTATTTCTCGATAAAAAGTCACCGGCATATATTGGAGCGTCTCTGGGTTTCCTGCACGCGCCGAAGTTCACCGATGCCTTCCACCACCTGACGGCTTCCGTCAAACAAGGGCGGACCGCGGCGGGGGGAGACGGGACTGTTGAGCCGGAGAACCCCGTCTGGGTCGATTTCGCCAAATCAATGATTCCACTGATGATCAAACCGGCTCAAGGGATTGCCGATTTCGTCGGCAAGACTCAACCAGGAGTCAAACGGGTCCTCGATATAGCCGCCGGGCACGGCATATTTGGAATCGAAATCGCCAAACGCTGCCTGAGTGCGGAGATCGTAGCGCTCGATTGGCCGGCGGTGCTGGCTGTTGCCCAAGATCTTGCCCGACAAGCCGGCGTGCAGGAACGGTACCGGACGATCGCAGGAGATGCTTTTCAGCAGGATTTTGGACAGGGCTACGATCTGGTGTTGCTCACGAATTTCCTCCATCACTTTTCCATGGACACCTGCGAATCCCTCTTGCGCAAGATCAAACGGTGTCTCACCCCAGATGGGCGGGTGCTGACGCTTGAATTCATCCCAAACGACGATCGAATTACCCCGCCCATGGTGGCCGAATTCAGTCTCATTATGCTGGCCACGACGCCAGGGGGGGATGCCTACACGCTCAAAGAATACGATCGAATGTTCAAGGCCTCGGGATTTTCAAGGACTGATCAGCATGTGGTACCGGGGTCCATGGAGCAGGTGCTCGTATCCTATGTATGAGATGAGACTGTTGCGCTGTATTGAGTCACTCTGAAGTACCCAAGGCCGAGCCCGTTCGTTTAGTCCTTAGTCTGACCCGCCGTCAATCTGACCGTCACCCATCCGGACGAGAAGTCGTACTGCCTGAGGGAGCACCATCTCAATGAAATTCGGGAAGGTCTTACGGCCGGATCTGAGAGGATGGTAATGTCGATTGAGCGGGGAGTGACCGAGCAGATTTGGCCCGTTGCGGCGGAAAGTGGGTGAACATTTCATGGACGATGGTGCGAATACGTTCGTCTCGCTGCTCA
This window harbors:
- a CDS encoding M48 family metalloprotease, whose protein sequence is MMALLLIVLPFAMLSCAQRPPAQSSNQLQILAELDARQQSLANEQLYRVSILSMALQDPAHIPRYVPVSLVMSNEINAYCDGDRMGVLQGMVRFLSDDNELAAVIGHELGHCLREHVNKRRARQAEPFSHMAAFWGSKLFDQEEEREADLDALRFLDLAGFNLEAAVTMWERKAAALPYTNRKSYFSTHPGTFERLVQAKKVVAGSKKENHPAHEGNGIPPSSRLHTEAAWFDHAGVTAQSKFLRWMRDGHQTFLAKRRRAIEQELARLQNDGRLEDRFAAETLAAEVQASVMRLEREIADRERVVDLASTNAIKRSLLRLSLEPPPEDPTARLIALLDETFNTLQMISGSDDVTDARR
- a CDS encoding SgcJ/EcaC family oxidoreductase, producing the protein MSESGHASDESIHRLYDRLIEGWNAGSGEAFASVFADDGDLIGFDGSHFKGRDQIGSFHQRLLDTHMKGSRLVGRIMSVRFVSPHAAVLHAIGSTIMPGASRPSPSRDSIQTMVVIHRDGEWRLAAFQNTRVRPLGHHWGGTAIWMVTDWLWKIFGRKV
- a CDS encoding cyclopropane-fatty-acyl-phospholipid synthase family protein gives rise to the protein MTNPKHAAEPTPELFFQTANAYQRSQAIKAAIDLDLFTAIGEGKNTTDSLAAHCGAAARGVRILSDYLTIQGFLIKNGDRYQLTQDSSVFLDKKSPAYIGASLGFLHAPKFTDAFHHLTASVKQGRTAAGGDGTVEPENPVWVDFAKSMIPLMIKPAQGIADFVGKTQPGVKRVLDIAAGHGIFGIEIAKRCLSAEIVALDWPAVLAVAQDLARQAGVQERYRTIAGDAFQQDFGQGYDLVLLTNFLHHFSMDTCESLLRKIKRCLTPDGRVLTLEFIPNDDRITPPMVAEFSLIMLATTPGGDAYTLKEYDRMFKASGFSRTDQHVVPGSMEQVLVSYV
- a CDS encoding AsmA-like C-terminal region-containing protein, producing MTVPFRPRFSVFEMLGIVCLLVLALLLTVVAYLQTPHAFRHVLVPLVQRITGAAIDARSGALYLRGQLEMGGFAFVDADSGLALTAERVHLRLSPWTLIKEPLPVIEELQIQGAEVRMRLDQRSGKESGDVQKSEPVTSRPFHFPVVIERARLDDSTVIIETNSRRLSGRIVSALEHIGPGRTGSISVRAGLLIEQENSQDLSGTIDLGMSVDVTSDGSFRWEGTNKAFVRKGPGGLEPTGTDVFGIRQALAGHYQGSISRLNGSSELALTRGKIPLGTASLAWNVDGSARATIADGSLTLSEVTPDALNLWLAEHEGLQLQADSIGAEFIGRLEGAKTSVRGQAKGIAVRLLSTDGKTGPPVDVVFQEDGWFDSATDDLGIQLLSLTISEGARIVATGELDRPTVLNLAPRDHEVTMEGQEDRSVWSVKLISSRIQDLRPWATLFGPDPFKGVTAGTVQGAMSISMREHGMTMDASGQLRSTGVLVQSEAKGGVIGPLEMLADVKAKLTGLSVVDLQSIRVTTHLNNQTVAVLQATGGWQLSAETGLSGLDGSLDLTGLPGEALNPLVGLWSRVKVGRARIDGHAALKMNRVRASWEVRLQNKGLHLLLPDSDGNVPPLDLTVSHSGEFVRDERTVRLNQLLINVFEEKRSVAALSLDHPLTMHLLATKAGHANGPTDPITLGLRINRLSIGYLRPWIELGGGQPIRWLRTGVIDADLKARFIDVDDIALAGRLDLDRISFANVDHAVPPMVFSTDIRGSIARRSKVTVESWTARVRGENQVLGHTRLSGTADSGGSSDVVLEIASQNMAELLERLGLLTERQYGLISGGHLAGNVRVVTAGPGRPFTAQGTLRGTDLSIRMGGDQRMTRSLNVTADVEVDPGRHVAEIKRGEIDVHAGERDAGRFSISGRWPVNAEEDNAQTGSIEVAVQEWDGGAVADFFNLLPGRASGPLLVTGAVKISRTTGGKSLTVQGSETIGPITVEVASGKRTSATMMIKHNVGFHGDEIRVSDLSLDAKRLDGLPDKATMSGSIRKGANRGAHLRGHVESLDVDWYTGLLTEREDRGHPRTAERSKRTHEDPDMTDALDVDIDLAVGTILYRNLEIGSGRLAVKSDDTGLHAMLDPTGIAGGSVQGTVTLVEKHGLQDIGWDVKGNALDLGVLIKAILSEQEPRIIGRGRFTTIGHGQGQGERLRKSLTGTATVDVEDGKFVHSPALEFLAEKTNISDFKGLGFRTIHGEFRAENGWIYLDQLKADGPSVAVQAAGKIGLDGRVDAFLEPQVGPQFSEHVKIPCLDQFTKTAEGFTRLPVAVSVKGTLAKPSFGADVTSANLVARQTSAVIGTVADVLTGCRGGQAAQKATENAFKAATDSGKQLFDKMLGGKKEP
- a CDS encoding rhodanese-like domain-containing protein yields the protein MGTQIEIKDPARAKSFFEAKMSFTTGPTELERMIKNNEVNVVDVRAEEDYAKGHVPGAVNLPKDQWSTEKGLRRDKTNVLYCYSIVCHLAATAAVEFAGKGYPVMELDGGWRWWQDDGYDIEK
- a CDS encoding M48 family metalloprotease translates to MMSPMPAGERFPFLAGLSRRMRLAILTIIHALCVVAGIIGCAPLLTPEEQQARNELLEKLRPWRQEQRDRLNFIGLALQDRLSRPSIIPVLMYAGVAGDRIDAGCTGDAIALFEGMVRFLSDDDELAFVIAHEMAHCFEGRGSWARTWSQSPVFSQSDEERADAFALAYLHEAGFDIDTGVETLVRLSTEVPRSMTGLYFVIHPHSLGRIARAKEGAAATHRGTHPATLRPLRSPVRKVTFAMTAWVDLTRVSKESRWVQRFDHEMRAFADPRFTAIETSKQQIKLAEEQGDPAAVERARKESETLTAQLQEEIATKRLEILTQTNQPFHRAIVQVTREGMYGDPNARLADLLDRSNLKE